ATTGAGTTTCAGtaaaaattagtatttatcCATGTCAATTTGTAGAAGTTCAATCTATGTATGTGCATAGGAGTAATTTGTTGACAATAATTAATAGGATAAAATGCCCCAGTGGCCCTCAAATtgttataaaatttaatttttgaccgTCCAATTATTAATTGATAAGTTTTAGTCCTTCaactaattaaaacatataATCTTAATCCTTCCATCAACTTGAGATGTTATATTTAACAATAATAGCACAACATGTGCAACAGTGGCCCTCAAAGTATTATAAACTTCAACTTTTGGTTTCCCCACCTATTAATTGATAAATTTTACCACTCCAACTAATTAAAACATGTAGGATCTGTTTCGATTAGTTGTTTTTTGGAggtgttttttaaaaactttactgtaactgtgtatatgaaaaacttttactgtaaatatgttttggattgtttttaaaggtatttttaaaatatattttgggttatttttataatttacaacTTTGTGgggtatcttttttttttcaaattttacacctccctcctcctctcccctctctcctttctcttcctctcctcttcctctctctttccttcccctcctcctcctcgcTCTTTCCTCTCCCTTCTCCCCCCTCCCCTCCTTTCCCCCGACCCTAACCCCTCTCCCACTCGCGAGTGGTGACTGCGACTCTAGCCACCACTCTAGCTGCAACCTTCTTAGTCACTACCAGAAAGGTCACGACCAGAAGCCATGAGTCGCAGCCTTTGGCCGTGACCTTCTAGTCACGATCAAATTTGGTGACGACCAGGAAGATTGCAGTCAGTGGATGGGAGGGGGAATTGGGGGGCAGGGAAAGGGTAGGGAGAATGAGAGAGAGGAGAAGGAAGAAgggagaaggagaaggagagagggaggaaagatggggagagagagagagaaagagaggagaaaggAGGGAGGGTCATGGGTATGGGTATGGGTATGGGGTGGTGGCAAtaaggtggtggtggtgatggtGGAGAGTGATGGGTGGTGGtggtgtattttttttaatatatatttggaattatttttgtatattgtatggatgtggtgtttttgaaattatttttgtcCATCTATTACTTTCCAAAAATTGAGGAATCCAAATAGAGCCATAATCCTAGCCCTTCTGTCAACTTGAGTCATTATGTTGAATGGAAACTTCACCATGTGCGCTGTAGGGGCATAACCGAGGGGCATTTTCATCTTCATAGGACATGTGTTATGGTAAACTTGTTTTGACTCACAAACTAGTTTACCAAATCTCTAATTGCTGAACTTCACCAAAATCAATTGAAAACCCAAAACCTAAATAGAAATTCTAGCAAGAATAGGCAACTTGAAAAATTGAGTTATCTTCATCTGGAATTAACTCATTTTTAGTATTGTTCCAGATTAATTGGGTTCATGTAGTTCTTTTAATGGCATAAATCTAGCATATAATTCATTTTTTGGGAATATTCCAACAAGCCTTGGTTCCCTTCCAAGATTGAATTTTCTAAAtctctcaaataatcaattcTCTAGGGAGATTCCTCCAAACTTTACATTACTACATCTAAACTTTCTTTATTTGTCTAACAACTAGTTGGTTGGGTGTATCTTGGATTCTTTATCAGTAGATGTTTCACTTCGAATTAACGACTCAAGTTGACAGAAGGCCTAGACAAGTTAGAGAGGCAAAAGttgaaatttgtaatagtttaaGAGCCATGGGAGCATTTTACCCATCTCATGAATCCTATATCTCTGCTAAATATAACGACTCAAGTTGACGGAATGATTAGAATTATATGTTTTATTTAGTTAGAAAGCTAAAACTTATTAATTAATAGTTGAAGGGTCCAAAGTTGAACTTTATAATAGTTTGAGAACCATTGGGACATTTTCACCTAATTAATAACATACACAAGTAACACATACAATTTGCCAATTAAATAAGACATAATATCAGCAACCTTCCCTAAAGTTTTTCTTAATATCACTGAGCATTTCTAAACTTTTAAAAGTATTACCTACCTTCCTTACGTTTGTCAAGTAAATGATACTGGACGAATTTCAACAATTTTATTGatgcaattttttttgtcaaaaagaaTTTTTGTTAAAATGCTAAAAATGTATCTATTAAATCCAAATGGACATGAGAAGGATACTTTGCGTTAAAATTGGTGCGAAAGTTAAATCCGGCTGTGCCATTAACAGCGGCTTGTCATGCAATAATCCGCAGGAGCCGGCACCCAATTTTAAAGTCCAAAAGCAGTGAGCCCACCACTAACTAATGCCTCCACCACCctctttaatttttcatttacaCAATTTCAAatcctaaaatcatcaaagtgtGTAAAAATGAGGCCATTGCCATCCCATACATAAcctagaaagagagagagagtgaaagAAGTAGTAGCAGATCTCAGCCAAATTATTCAGCCATGGCAACTAGTACTCCAGTTAACGTCCCCTCCAAAATGAAGGCCTGGGTCTATGGCCAATATGGAAAACCCGAAGATGTCCTTAAATTGGAATCCGAGGTTGATGTTCCTGACGTAAATGATAACCAGGTCTTGATCAAAGTAGTTGCTGCGTCCCTGAATCCAGTCGACTTCAAACGCATGTATGGTGAATTCAAGGCCACTGATTCGCCTCCGCCGGTAAACACCCTGtttttttctggaaaaaattgTTGTTTGTTTTAGTTACTAGATAGATAGTCCTTGTGTAGATTtactgtgtttttttttttttttttggttttttgatcGGGTAGACTGTAGCGGGATATGATGTGGCGGGCGTGGTGGTTAGAGTTGGAAGCAAAGTGAAGGAATTCAAGGTCGGGGATGAAGTATACGGAGACGTTCACGAGCATGCTTTGAACCCAAAGGGATGTGGGACACTGGCGGAGTACACTGCAGCGGAGGAAAAGGTATTAGCTTTGAAGCCCAAGAATCTGAGTTTTGCCGAGGCAGCTAGTCTTCCTCTTGCCGTTGAAACAGCATACGAGGGCCTTGAAAGCGCTAGGCTTTCAGCTTGTGAATCAGTTCTTGTCCTGGGTGGTGCTGGTGGAGTTGGAACTTTCACCATTCAGGTATTTTATGCGTTCACTTTTTCCTCTTAATTTTCAATACTTTAAAACACCTGGAAAAAATCAGACCTAGTTGGTCAGTTCCAAGGAATCAGTGTTAATTTTTGAGAACCAATAAACAACAAGTGGTAGCATTTCCGTACTAAGTCATCCTTGGCAGAGACAATGAACCTTCCTAGCAAAAAAATTAGTGTATGTATGTATCAatcaaattttcagatttggcaGAACCTTCATAGCAATTTTAGGTTTGGCTTTTGAGTTGCTAGATAAATTAAAAGTAGTTCTGAAGACTGACCTTTTATAGGGGTGTTAATTAGGCTTTAGAATCGAATTTTGGCAACCTCATTCTTGACTCACAAATTATACAAGTTTTTGTGTTTCgaattcaaattaaaaaaatcaaactcAACTCGCATTTTATGAGTTTTAGACTCAAATTGGGTTCGACTCAAACTCATAataaaatacataattatatataatatatattatataattatgaattactataaatttatatataaattattaacattTTATATCTTAATCGAGTTTGAACTTAATTAATATGACCCAAGTTCAACTCATATTTAATTCGGACATAATATTTATATCCAATCTCAGCTGGTTTAATTAAGACTTAGGCTCAATGGCCTTTTTTTGGGTCCCATTGACAGCCTAACTTTTGCTTAGAACCGAAGATAAATCATAGTACTAcctaaattcatgcatgactGAAACGATTTCTTGATATGCGGCAGCTGTCAAAGCATGTGTTTGGTGCATCCAAAGTAGCAGCAACTTGTAGCGCTGGGAAACTGGAGTTACTTAAAACCTTAGGGGCTGATTTGGCTATCGACTACAAAAGCAACAAGTATGAAGATTTGCCAGAGAAATTTGACGTGGTATATGATACCGTTGGTAAGAATGAATCCCTTGCTCTCTGTTCTGGACAGTAGGTAAAAGTTCTGGTGCTAACTAGCAATTCATTTTGCAAATGTGCGAAAATGAGCAGGTGAGGCTGATAGGGGTATCAAGGCTTTAAAAGAAGGCGGAAGAGTGGTGACAATCGTGGGGGGCCAGTCGGTGGTTCCCCCTGCTTTCGTGTTTGTGGTCACTTCAACTGGTTCTGTCTTAACCAGACTCAAACCTCTCATAGAGGAGAAGAAGCTGAAGCCGGTGATGGACCCTAAAAGCCCTTTCCCATTCTCTCACACCATTGAAGCATTTTCCCATCTTCAATGTGGCAGAGCTACCGGCAAGGTGGTCATATATCCGATTCCATGATCAAGAATCATTGCCCTCTCCAATACCTGAACGCAATCATGGCCTTTTACTAATAAGAATTCTAGATTgccattctttcttttcttttaatatgGTACTAGTAGCATGGATAGACATGTAAGTA
This region of Coffea arabica cultivar ET-39 chromosome 3c, Coffea Arabica ET-39 HiFi, whole genome shotgun sequence genomic DNA includes:
- the LOC113734597 gene encoding 2-methylene-furan-3-one reductase-like, producing MATSTPVNVPSKMKAWVYGQYGKPEDVLKLESEVDVPDVNDNQVLIKVVAASLNPVDFKRMYGEFKATDSPPPTVAGYDVAGVVVRVGSKVKEFKVGDEVYGDVHEHALNPKGCGTLAEYTAAEEKVLALKPKNLSFAEAASLPLAVETAYEGLESARLSACESVLVLGGAGGVGTFTIQLSKHVFGASKVAATCSAGKLELLKTLGADLAIDYKSNKYEDLPEKFDVVYDTVGEADRGIKALKEGGRVVTIVGGQSVVPPAFVFVVTSTGSVLTRLKPLIEEKKLKPVMDPKSPFPFSHTIEAFSHLQCGRATGKVVIYPIP